In Alphaproteobacteria bacterium US3C007, one genomic interval encodes:
- the cysS gene encoding cysteine--tRNA ligase, whose amino-acid sequence MTTLSLHNTLARAKQLFVPLDPKNIRIYLCGPTVYDRAHLGNARNVIMFDVLFRVLRRLYGEAHVTYVRNFTDIDDKINAKASETGRSIAQITQETTAWYLQDMADLGNLDPTHMPRATAYVPQMIQMIENLINAEHAYAADGHVLFAVDSYADYGRLSGRTIDDMLAGARVEVAPYKRNPMDFVLWKPSSGDQPGWQSPWGFGRPGWHIECSAMSLDLLGESFDIHGGGNDLTFPHHENEIAQSCCAHPKSQFAQVWLHNEMLQVDGKKMSKSLGNFFTVRDLIEQGFAGEVIRFVFLSTHYGKPMDWTKERAQDAEKTLRKWRKLTAGVAAAKTVPACVLDPLCDDLNTAGAIAGLHSLLAQEDLSGLKAGAQMLGLLEPSMGAWAQAVDLSQFETLLEATRAQAIQDKDFAELDRLKLALQNAGVEVQMSKTGIELLAGPGFDPKRLDTLL is encoded by the coding sequence ATGACAACGCTTTCACTGCATAACACCCTTGCTCGTGCCAAACAGCTTTTTGTGCCTTTGGATCCCAAAAATATACGGATCTATCTCTGTGGGCCAACAGTCTATGATCGGGCGCATTTGGGGAATGCACGCAATGTGATCATGTTTGATGTATTATTCCGGGTTTTGCGCAGATTATATGGGGAGGCGCATGTTACCTATGTGCGCAACTTTACGGATATTGATGATAAAATTAATGCCAAAGCCTCAGAAACAGGACGCTCGATCGCGCAGATCACGCAAGAAACCACGGCTTGGTACCTGCAAGATATGGCCGATTTGGGGAATCTAGATCCGACGCATATGCCGCGCGCCACGGCTTATGTGCCACAAATGATCCAAATGATCGAAAATCTGATCAACGCAGAACACGCCTATGCCGCCGATGGTCACGTTTTATTTGCCGTTGACAGTTATGCAGATTATGGGCGGCTTTCGGGGCGCACGATTGATGATATGCTTGCAGGAGCGCGCGTCGAAGTGGCGCCCTATAAGCGCAACCCGATGGATTTCGTGCTTTGGAAACCCTCGAGCGGGGATCAGCCCGGATGGCAAAGCCCTTGGGGATTTGGTCGGCCGGGATGGCATATTGAATGTTCGGCCATGTCGCTTGATCTCTTGGGTGAAAGCTTTGATATCCATGGCGGCGGCAATGATTTAACCTTTCCCCACCATGAGAATGAAATTGCACAAAGCTGCTGCGCGCATCCAAAAAGCCAGTTCGCGCAGGTTTGGCTGCACAATGAAATGCTGCAGGTTGACGGTAAGAAAATGTCAAAATCCCTGGGCAATTTCTTTACGGTGCGGGATTTGATTGAGCAGGGATTTGCCGGAGAGGTGATCCGCTTTGTGTTTCTCTCAACGCATTACGGCAAGCCCATGGACTGGACCAAAGAGCGCGCGCAAGACGCCGAGAAAACGCTGCGTAAATGGCGCAAACTCACCGCGGGCGTTGCGGCGGCAAAGACTGTGCCCGCCTGCGTGTTGGATCCGCTTTGTGATGATCTTAACACGGCCGGCGCGATTGCGGGCTTGCACAGCTTGCTGGCGCAGGAAGATTTGTCTGGGTTGAAAGCAGGGGCTCAAATGTTGGGCCTTCTTGAGCCATCAATGGGCGCTTGGGCGCAAGCCGTTGATCTGTCACAATTTGAAACCTTGCTTGAGGCAACGCGTGCCCAAGCAATACAGGATAAAGACTTTGCAGAACTTGATCGGTTGAAATTAGCCCTACAAAACGCGGGGGTCGAAGTGCAGATGAGCAAAACGGGTATCGAACTCTTAGCGGGGCCGGGGTTTGACCCAAAGCGCCTAGATACGCTTTTGTAA
- a CDS encoding pyridoxal phosphate-dependent aminotransferase, which translates to MLPSQRIRNIVPEGLSDGWGVFMKAREMIAQGQSVIELTIGEHDIKTAPDILQAMQRSANDGHTGYAPVPGTQGLREIVAAHHQTQAQVPTSAENVLITPGAQAALFAAHLAACDPHDKALYIDPYYTTYPGMLRAPSLNPVAIAAKASDGFQPNGASLNAAAQGAASLLINSPNNPTGVVYGQETLEIIADTCREHDLWLISDEVYASQVWSGRHITPRSLPGMKERSLIVGSMSKSHAMTGSRIGWVIGPEDIIAKLNDLATVSNYGVVGFIQDAAEYALHLGSSAFISVSAPFERRRKLALEILKEFPQINVIPPQGAMYLMLDIRSTGLNGEAFANALLEQRKIAVMPGESFGAAAAGHIRVAMTDEDALFSKALESLCDFATNLASK; encoded by the coding sequence GTGCTGCCATCACAACGTATTCGCAATATCGTGCCCGAAGGCCTGTCAGATGGATGGGGGGTTTTTATGAAAGCCCGCGAAATGATTGCCCAAGGCCAGTCTGTGATTGAGCTGACGATCGGCGAACATGATATAAAAACCGCGCCAGATATTTTACAAGCCATGCAGCGCTCGGCAAACGATGGGCATACTGGATATGCACCGGTGCCCGGAACGCAAGGATTGCGCGAGATCGTAGCGGCCCACCATCAAACGCAAGCTCAAGTGCCAACAAGCGCCGAAAATGTTCTGATCACCCCCGGCGCTCAGGCCGCTTTATTCGCAGCGCATCTGGCGGCCTGCGACCCACATGACAAAGCGCTTTATATAGATCCTTATTACACCACCTATCCAGGGATGCTGCGCGCGCCCAGCCTTAATCCCGTTGCAATTGCCGCCAAGGCGAGTGACGGATTTCAACCAAACGGGGCCAGTTTAAACGCGGCAGCTCAAGGCGCTGCATCCTTGCTTATCAACTCTCCAAACAATCCAACGGGCGTTGTGTACGGCCAAGAAACGCTTGAGATAATCGCGGATACCTGTCGGGAACATGATTTATGGCTGATTTCTGATGAAGTCTATGCGTCCCAAGTTTGGTCTGGGCGCCATATCACGCCAAGGTCACTACCCGGCATGAAAGAGCGCAGCTTGATCGTGGGCTCAATGTCAAAAAGCCATGCAATGACGGGCAGCAGGATTGGTTGGGTGATCGGCCCAGAAGATATTATTGCCAAGCTCAACGATCTGGCCACGGTCAGCAATTACGGCGTGGTCGGCTTTATTCAAGACGCCGCTGAATATGCATTACATTTGGGGTCCAGCGCATTTATCTCTGTTTCAGCGCCATTTGAGCGCCGCCGAAAACTCGCGCTTGAGATCTTGAAAGAGTTTCCGCAAATAAACGTCATTCCGCCGCAAGGAGCCATGTATCTTATGCTGGATATTCGCAGTACAGGCCTTAACGGCGAAGCTTTTGCAAACGCGCTTCTTGAACAGCGCAAAATTGCCGTTATGCCCGGAGAAAGCTTTGGCGCAGCCGCTGCAGGGCATATCCGCGTTGCCATGACCGATGAAGATGCACTGTTCAGCAAAGCGCTTGAAAGCCTCTGCGACTTTGCAACCAACCTCGCATCAAAATGA
- the ndk gene encoding nucleoside-diphosphate kinase, whose protein sequence is MALERTFSIIKPDATRRNLTGKINAKFEEAGLRVVAQKRIHMTKAQAGVFYGVHAERPFYDELCEFMSSEPVIVQVLEGEGAIAKNREVMGATNPADAAAGTIRAEFAESVGENSVHGSDAPETAAEEIAYFFSGIELVG, encoded by the coding sequence ATGGCTCTCGAGCGTACTTTCAGCATCATCAAACCCGATGCAACCCGTCGGAACTTAACCGGCAAAATCAATGCAAAATTTGAAGAGGCAGGTTTGCGTGTTGTTGCGCAAAAACGCATTCATATGACAAAAGCCCAAGCTGGTGTGTTTTATGGCGTGCATGCAGAGCGCCCGTTTTATGATGAGCTTTGTGAGTTCATGTCCTCCGAGCCCGTCATTGTACAGGTGCTGGAAGGCGAGGGCGCAATTGCAAAAAATCGCGAAGTGATGGGCGCAACCAACCCAGCCGATGCAGCTGCCGGCACGATCCGCGCAGAATTTGCAGAATCTGTGGGGGAAAACTCAGTTCATGGTTCTGACGCACCGGAAACAGCTGCAGAAGAAATCGCATATTTCTTTTCCGGTATCGAGCTGGTTGGCTAA
- a CDS encoding ABC-F family ATP-binding cassette domain-containing protein has translation MLKINDISYSVEGRLLLENATAIIPAGHKVGVVGRNGTGKTTLFRLIRGELGLEGGSITLPRQAKIGGVAQEVPGNEVSLIDTVLAADLERANLLKESERATDAARISDIQTRLADIDAWSAEARASSILRGLGFGSEKQQMPCSAFSGGWRMRVALAAVLFSQPDVLLLDEPTNYLDLEGALWLENYLLKYPHTVLIVSHDRGLLNRSVSTILHLEDKKLQLYGGGYDTFAKTRAARLAAAESEAKKQETRRAHLQSYVDRFRYKADKARQAQSRLKAIARLEPITRPQEAALRRFSFPTPEELSPPILRIENGIAGYGETTVLSRLDLRIDQDDRIALLGQNGQGKSTLAKLISGRLKPLAGQLVQSSKLRIGYFAQHQVDELYVDETPIDHVRRLRPSKTPAQLRAILGGFGIGAEQAETLVGRLSGGQKARLSLLLATIDAPHLLILDEPTNHLDIESREALVEALTAYSGAVILVSHDMHLLELVADRLWLVNNGRVTPYEEDLESYRKQLLSADKPSKKTPSKAERPKPASREKILSLRSDVRKSEARLEKLNEMRDKLAIKLADSALYDDTRIGELATWNKKYAEVMEALERAEALWLAAQEKLELAENH, from the coding sequence ATGTTGAAAATTAACGATATCAGCTATTCCGTGGAAGGCCGGCTTTTGCTCGAAAACGCAACGGCAATTATTCCGGCAGGGCATAAAGTGGGCGTTGTGGGGCGAAATGGCACGGGTAAAACCACGTTGTTTCGTTTGATCCGTGGCGAATTGGGATTAGAGGGGGGCAGCATCACCTTGCCCCGCCAAGCCAAAATTGGCGGCGTCGCTCAAGAAGTACCCGGAAATGAGGTTTCTCTGATCGATACGGTTTTAGCCGCAGATCTTGAACGGGCCAATTTGCTGAAAGAATCTGAGCGGGCCACCGATGCGGCCCGGATCAGCGATATCCAAACCCGTCTGGCGGATATCGATGCATGGTCGGCTGAGGCACGTGCAAGCAGTATTTTGCGTGGGCTGGGCTTTGGTTCCGAAAAACAGCAGATGCCGTGCAGCGCTTTTTCAGGGGGCTGGCGGATGCGCGTGGCCTTGGCGGCGGTTTTGTTTTCACAACCCGACGTGCTGCTTTTGGATGAACCAACAAACTATCTGGATTTGGAAGGCGCGCTTTGGCTTGAAAACTACCTCCTAAAATACCCCCATACAGTTTTAATCGTAAGCCATGATCGCGGCCTATTAAACCGATCAGTCAGCACGATTTTACATTTAGAGGACAAAAAACTGCAACTTTATGGCGGCGGATATGACACTTTCGCAAAGACCCGAGCCGCGCGCTTGGCCGCCGCAGAATCCGAAGCCAAAAAACAAGAAACCCGCCGTGCGCATTTGCAATCCTATGTGGATCGGTTTCGCTATAAGGCCGATAAAGCCCGCCAGGCACAATCACGCCTCAAAGCCATCGCTCGGTTAGAGCCAATCACGCGCCCGCAAGAAGCGGCGTTGCGCCGCTTTAGTTTTCCCACGCCCGAAGAGCTATCGCCGCCAATCCTAAGGATTGAAAACGGTATCGCCGGATATGGCGAAACCACCGTTTTATCCCGATTGGATTTGCGTATTGATCAAGATGATCGCATTGCGCTTTTGGGCCAAAACGGTCAGGGAAAATCAACGCTGGCCAAATTGATTTCGGGGCGCTTGAAGCCTTTGGCGGGACAGCTGGTTCAATCCTCAAAATTACGCATCGGCTATTTCGCCCAACATCAAGTCGATGAACTTTATGTTGATGAGACACCGATTGATCACGTGCGACGCCTGCGGCCCTCTAAAACACCAGCGCAGCTGCGCGCAATATTGGGTGGCTTTGGGATTGGCGCAGAACAAGCAGAAACGCTTGTTGGCCGATTATCCGGCGGGCAAAAGGCGCGACTGTCTTTATTGTTAGCGACGATTGACGCCCCACATCTTTTGATCCTTGATGAACCGACCAACCACTTGGATATCGAAAGCCGGGAAGCTTTGGTTGAGGCCCTGACCGCCTATTCTGGAGCCGTGATTTTAGTAAGCCATGATATGCATCTTTTGGAATTGGTGGCAGACCGGTTATGGCTTGTGAATAACGGCCGCGTAACGCCCTATGAAGAAGATCTGGAAAGCTATCGCAAACAATTGCTCAGCGCGGATAAGCCATCTAAGAAAACCCCAAGCAAGGCCGAGCGTCCTAAACCGGCAAGCCGCGAAAAAATACTTTCGCTGCGCAGCGATGTTCGCAAATCCGAGGCGCGGCTGGAAAAGTTAAATGAAATGCGCGATAAATTGGCAATAAAACTTGCCGATTCTGCGCTTTATGACGATACTCGAATTGGCGAATTGGCAACTTGGAACAAAAAATACGCCGAAGTCATGGAGGCGCTTGAACGCGCCGAAGCGCTTTGGTTGGCGGCCCAAGAAAAACTGGAATTAGCCGAAAACCATTAG
- a CDS encoding MarC family protein, producing the protein MFDFSTTLFITSFVTLFVIIDPIGLTPVFVSLTNGETIAARRAIALRATVIGAVILLIFCLFGESVLTFLGISLPAFRISGGVLLFLTALDMLFTGRRKRRAAQSDAEPAENDPSVFPLAIPLIAGPGAITTMILLSSTHPDIAGTITLSLVMLAVIILVFLCFLTAPMIEKALGDTGTEVVTRLLGMLLAALAVQFILEGLSPVLSEIFQK; encoded by the coding sequence TTGTTTGATTTCAGCACCACGCTTTTTATTACATCTTTCGTAACACTCTTCGTCATCATTGATCCGATCGGATTAACCCCGGTGTTTGTAAGCTTGACCAATGGCGAAACCATTGCGGCGCGGCGAGCCATTGCGTTGCGAGCAACAGTGATCGGGGCGGTCATTCTGTTGATTTTCTGCCTATTTGGTGAGTCGGTGTTAACCTTTCTGGGCATTTCGTTACCGGCGTTTCGGATTTCAGGCGGTGTGCTGTTGTTTCTTACGGCGCTTGATATGTTGTTCACGGGGCGACGCAAGCGCCGCGCAGCGCAAAGCGATGCTGAACCGGCAGAAAATGATCCTTCGGTATTCCCCCTTGCCATTCCACTAATCGCGGGGCCAGGCGCAATTACCACGATGATTTTACTTTCATCAACGCATCCCGATATTGCCGGAACGATCACGCTTAGCTTGGTAATGCTGGCCGTCATCATCTTGGTGTTTCTATGCTTTTTAACCGCGCCTATGATTGAAAAAGCCTTGGGCGACACCGGAACCGAAGTTGTCACCAGATTGCTTGGAATGCTGCTTGCCGCCTTGGCCGTTCAGTTTATCTTGGAAGGGTTATCGCCTGTGTTGAGTGAAATTTTTCAAAAGTAG
- a CDS encoding TIGR02281 family clan AA aspartic protease gives MPNIDYAHLTYLTLLTAVLIGSVLMSRTGLWKTLRQLATWLLIIAGVAFAAALWSDIRKNSAPAKKLLLQDGAILIPKQADGHFHVTLNVNGIEIPFLIDTGATTVILSQKDAQKLGFDPNKLAFWDSANTANGEVKLAPVRLATVALERHVDRNIAAYVNAGKLPVSLLGMSYLSKFSRLEITQEHISIWR, from the coding sequence GTGCCAAATATCGATTATGCCCATCTCACATATTTAACGTTGCTTACGGCCGTTTTGATCGGGTCGGTCCTGATGTCTCGCACAGGCCTTTGGAAAACGCTCCGTCAATTGGCAACATGGCTTTTGATAATAGCCGGGGTGGCTTTTGCGGCCGCGCTTTGGAGCGATATCCGCAAAAACAGCGCACCTGCAAAAAAACTGTTGCTGCAAGACGGCGCGATTCTTATTCCGAAACAGGCGGATGGCCATTTTCATGTGACTTTAAACGTCAATGGCATAGAGATCCCTTTTTTAATCGATACCGGGGCCACAACCGTTATTCTCAGTCAAAAAGATGCACAAAAACTGGGGTTTGATCCTAACAAATTGGCGTTTTGGGACAGCGCGAATACCGCCAATGGAGAAGTTAAATTGGCCCCGGTGCGCTTGGCCACGGTTGCGCTGGAAAGGCATGTGGATCGTAACATCGCCGCTTATGTCAATGCCGGAAAGCTACCAGTGTCATTATTGGGCATGAGCTATCTGAGCAAATTTTCACGCCTGGAAATCACCCAAGAGCACATTTCAATCTGGCGTTAA
- a CDS encoding DNA polymerase III subunit chi — MGAVYFYHLTQHPLETTLPVLLQKAVAAGWRTEVRGTDAARMAWLDERLWVQQTDGFLPHALEGEAEASESPVVLSTEPVDNVRCKMIVDGALVSAAEVQACERVCVLFDGHNPDATQAARDLWKTLTQSGCSAQYWSEESGKWTKKAEA; from the coding sequence ATGGGGGCTGTATATTTTTATCATCTCACGCAGCATCCTCTTGAAACGACGCTGCCGGTTTTGCTGCAAAAGGCCGTTGCGGCGGGTTGGCGCACAGAGGTGCGGGGCACTGATGCTGCCAGAATGGCATGGTTAGATGAAAGGCTTTGGGTGCAGCAAACCGATGGGTTTTTGCCACATGCGTTGGAAGGCGAAGCGGAGGCAAGCGAAAGCCCAGTCGTGCTCAGCACCGAACCCGTTGATAATGTCCGCTGTAAAATGATCGTAGATGGCGCCTTGGTGAGCGCGGCAGAGGTGCAGGCTTGCGAGCGCGTCTGTGTCTTATTTGATGGTCATAACCCGGATGCCACTCAAGCGGCGCGAGATCTTTGGAAAACTCTGACACAATCTGGTTGTTCCGCGCAATATTGGTCGGAAGAATCCGGAAAATGGACTAAAAAGGCAGAAGCTTAA
- a CDS encoding leucyl aminopeptidase yields the protein MPPYGNFSFESTAWDEIADYTDHLVVTVTREGGLSTMGRRVNAMSKGAIKRAVEHQSFQGCKAADVITLSYPSGLKATAIQLVVLERGEKPEIVRKAGVALAKRLSGKSAVILLGALRHSEQFCLGLALRSYKFQNYKSAAQDKGPDYRVMHDKLSNLRSDFETSLSIADGVCLTRDLVSMPANILTTETFADHLLSLAEHGLKVEILDEDHLKELGMGALLSVGQGSKSPSKLVILEWQGAEDAAAPLALVGKGVVFDTGGISMKPAAGMEEMTMDMGGAGVVAGTMLALAKRKAKANVVGLVGLVENMPSGEAMRPGDVVTSLKGDTIEVLNTDAEGRLVLCDVMWYAQDRFKPCAMIDLATLTGAIIVGLGHENAGVFSNDDQFCSTLLGAAGREQEGAWRMPLSPAYDKLLKSPIADMKNIGGRAAGSITAAQFLQRFVKDDLPWAHIDIAGVAKVKSDTAHSGAGATGWGVMTLNRLVQEMLETG from the coding sequence ATGCCGCCTTATGGAAATTTTAGTTTTGAAAGTACTGCCTGGGATGAAATCGCAGATTACACCGACCATTTGGTCGTAACGGTAACGCGTGAGGGAGGCCTTTCGACTATGGGGCGGCGTGTCAACGCGATGTCAAAGGGCGCCATCAAGCGCGCCGTTGAACATCAAAGCTTTCAAGGCTGCAAGGCTGCGGATGTGATTACGCTCTCGTATCCAAGCGGTTTAAAGGCAACAGCGATCCAGCTTGTTGTTTTAGAACGTGGCGAGAAACCAGAGATTGTGCGCAAAGCCGGCGTCGCATTGGCAAAACGTTTATCGGGGAAATCAGCTGTGATTTTACTCGGGGCTTTACGCCATTCTGAGCAATTTTGCTTAGGGTTGGCCCTAAGGAGTTATAAATTCCAAAATTATAAGTCTGCAGCGCAGGATAAAGGCCCAGATTATCGCGTTATGCATGATAAGTTGAGCAATTTGCGCTCCGATTTTGAAACCTCACTTTCGATTGCCGACGGGGTATGTCTGACGCGTGATCTTGTCTCCATGCCCGCGAATATTTTAACAACCGAAACATTCGCCGATCATTTGCTGTCATTAGCAGAGCATGGCTTGAAAGTTGAGATTTTGGATGAAGATCACCTGAAAGAGCTTGGGATGGGTGCCCTTTTAAGCGTTGGGCAGGGGTCAAAAAGCCCATCGAAATTGGTGATTTTGGAGTGGCAGGGGGCCGAAGACGCCGCAGCGCCGTTGGCCTTGGTTGGCAAAGGTGTCGTGTTTGACACCGGCGGCATATCTATGAAACCGGCTGCTGGCATGGAAGAAATGACCATGGATATGGGCGGTGCAGGCGTGGTTGCGGGTACGATGTTGGCCCTGGCAAAGCGCAAGGCGAAGGCCAATGTGGTTGGCTTGGTTGGTTTGGTGGAAAACATGCCTTCGGGCGAGGCAATGCGGCCTGGTGATGTTGTGACCTCCCTCAAGGGTGACACGATTGAAGTGTTGAACACGGATGCCGAAGGCCGTTTGGTGCTGTGTGACGTGATGTGGTATGCGCAGGATCGTTTCAAGCCCTGCGCGATGATTGATCTTGCCACTCTGACAGGGGCGATCATCGTCGGGTTGGGCCATGAAAATGCCGGTGTTTTTTCCAACGATGATCAGTTTTGCTCAACCTTACTGGGGGCCGCAGGGCGCGAACAAGAAGGCGCTTGGAGGATGCCGCTGTCGCCAGCCTATGATAAATTGTTAAAATCGCCCATAGCCGACATGAAAAATATTGGCGGGCGGGCCGCTGGCTCGATCACCGCTGCGCAGTTTTTGCAGCGCTTTGTAAAAGACGATTTACCTTGGGCGCATATTGATATTGCCGGAGTGGCGAAGGTTAAGTCGGACACCGCGCATTCTGGCGCTGGAGCGACCGGTTGGGGTGTCATGACGCTGAATCGTTTGGTGCAAGAGATGCTTGAAACAGGATAA
- the lptF gene encoding LPS export ABC transporter permease LptF, whose protein sequence is MSRFDRYLFFQFLVVFGFFSLVLVLVYWVNTAVILFDRLISGGHSAQVFLEFSLLAIPKVIAMILPMSAFASMVFVANRLSSESELTVVQATGFSPWRLMRPVMAFGLIVALFMSVLTHFIVPVSNAHLKQREQEIAGSISARLLREGVFLHPSPGITFYIREITSTGELKDVLLADHRSETTNIVYSAETAYLLREGERSMLIMVNGLAQRYQQDTNALSTTLFSDLSYDVSNLVGTKKVLKRGLSSISSYEMIVEQSLILQETKTPLERLHKEVHNRIQEALLCIVAAFIGFASLLLASFSRFGSGPQILLAILLLILIKLTESALGDLLRSNPSYWPLIYAPTLVGGMMSYGLLAFAAKPFKRSVDLTDQVPS, encoded by the coding sequence GTGTCACGCTTTGACCGTTATTTGTTTTTCCAATTTTTGGTCGTATTCGGATTTTTCTCATTGGTGTTGGTCCTGGTTTATTGGGTTAATACGGCGGTCATTCTGTTTGACCGTTTGATATCCGGCGGTCATTCCGCGCAGGTTTTTTTAGAGTTTTCGCTGTTAGCAATCCCAAAAGTGATTGCCATGATACTGCCTATGTCCGCCTTTGCGTCGATGGTTTTTGTAGCCAATCGGCTCAGCAGTGAAAGCGAATTAACCGTTGTGCAGGCAACTGGTTTTAGCCCGTGGCGTTTGATGCGGCCTGTTATGGCATTTGGGCTGATCGTTGCGCTCTTTATGTCAGTTTTAACCCATTTTATCGTTCCGGTTAGCAATGCGCATTTGAAACAACGGGAGCAAGAAATTGCGGGCAGTATTTCGGCGCGGCTGTTGAGAGAGGGTGTTTTCTTACATCCCAGCCCGGGAATAACCTTTTACATCCGGGAAATAACATCGACTGGTGAATTAAAGGATGTCCTGCTTGCAGATCACCGAAGTGAGACCACAAATATTGTTTACAGCGCAGAGACCGCCTATCTGCTGCGCGAGGGTGAGCGCAGCATGTTGATCATGGTCAACGGGCTGGCGCAGAGATACCAGCAGGATACGAATGCACTTTCAACAACTTTATTTTCAGATTTATCCTATGATGTAAGCAATCTTGTCGGAACCAAAAAAGTTTTAAAACGAGGTTTAAGTTCCATTTCGAGCTATGAGATGATTGTTGAACAATCCCTCATTCTGCAAGAAACCAAAACACCTTTGGAGCGCTTACACAAAGAAGTACACAACCGTATTCAAGAGGCGCTTTTATGCATCGTTGCGGCCTTTATCGGTTTCGCGAGCCTTCTTCTGGCAAGCTTTAGCCGGTTTGGATCTGGCCCACAAATTTTACTGGCGATTTTATTGTTGATTTTGATCAAGCTTACCGAAAGCGCATTGGGAGATCTGCTGCGCAGCAATCCGTCTTATTGGCCCCTTATTTATGCCCCGACGTTGGTTGGAGGGATGATGAGTTATGGTTTACTAGCCTTCGCAGCCAAACCGTTTAAACGCAGCGTAGATTTGACTGATCAGGTTCCCTCATGA
- the lptG gene encoding LPS export ABC transporter permease LptG, giving the protein MTLHYYFSSRFLKSFSAVFAVFFVFMLLIDLVNQMRWLDDSVSFRNVLLLATLNTPKSIYQILPLIMIISAVLLFANLNKSSEFIIARGAGQSSLTTLAGPILIAGLLGLIIIGLFNPIVASTSKYYIDLREEFDSGGRSVFSIGREGLWLRQGDSAGQTVIHAERTNFDGTKLYDVSLLNYTKDGGLNKRIEAKTASLQIGKWELKEAKTWLLLPGSNPEETAQFSKKLELPSTLTQDQIRDRFGKPGSVSLWKLPETVAQLKAAGFSARRHQLWFQSELARPLFLMALTMVAAAFTMRPARLGGTGLSILSAILLGFGLHFIRNFVQILGENGQLPIFLSAWSPPIAALALAFGLMLQMEDAA; this is encoded by the coding sequence ATGACGCTTCACTATTATTTCTCGAGTAGATTCTTAAAGTCTTTTAGCGCAGTTTTTGCGGTATTCTTTGTATTCATGTTGCTGATCGATCTGGTAAATCAAATGCGCTGGCTTGATGATAGCGTTTCCTTTCGAAATGTTCTTCTTCTGGCCACTCTGAATACCCCCAAATCAATATATCAAATCCTGCCTTTAATCATGATTATTTCTGCCGTTTTGCTTTTCGCAAATTTGAACAAATCGAGCGAGTTTATCATTGCTCGGGGCGCGGGCCAATCCAGCCTCACAACACTCGCTGGACCGATTTTAATAGCAGGCCTGTTGGGGCTCATAATTATTGGGCTATTTAATCCAATCGTGGCATCCACGTCGAAATATTATATAGATTTGAGAGAAGAATTTGACAGCGGAGGTCGATCGGTATTTTCTATCGGTAGAGAAGGTCTATGGCTGCGTCAGGGCGATAGCGCCGGGCAAACTGTTATTCACGCCGAGCGTACTAACTTTGACGGCACGAAGCTTTATGATGTTAGCTTATTAAACTACACTAAAGATGGCGGCTTAAATAAGCGCATAGAGGCAAAAACAGCCTCATTACAAATTGGCAAATGGGAGCTTAAAGAGGCAAAAACCTGGTTGCTGTTGCCGGGTAGCAATCCAGAGGAAACTGCGCAGTTCTCTAAAAAGCTCGAACTTCCATCCACTCTCACACAAGATCAAATTCGCGATCGATTTGGCAAGCCGGGTTCCGTATCTTTATGGAAATTGCCTGAAACTGTTGCCCAATTAAAGGCTGCAGGGTTTTCCGCCCGCAGACATCAGCTTTGGTTCCAATCAGAATTGGCGCGCCCGTTATTTTTAATGGCTCTAACGATGGTAGCCGCCGCCTTTACAATGCGACCTGCTCGCCTTGGTGGCACTGGATTGTCAATTTTAAGCGCCATATTGCTAGGCTTTGGGCTGCATTTCATTCGTAATTTTGTTCAGATATTGGGTGAAAATGGACAATTGCCAATTTTTTTATCGGCCTGGTCGCCGCCCATTGCAGCCCTTGCGCTTGCCTTTGGGTTGATGTTGCAGATGGAGGATGCTGCGTGA